The Thermococcus sp. 4557 genomic sequence CGGTGAAATCCGTGAGGTTCCTGTGAGTCCGTCCTACGAGGCCCTCAGAACAGTCGCGCGGGTGAAGGAGATAGGGTCTGAGTGGTGGGAGCTGTAGCTTACCCGGGGGTAAGGAACTTACCCGGGGGTAAGTTGGAGGCCCTTAATGACCTCCTCAACAACCGGGTCGGGAATGACGTACCCATCGGCGCTTTTATCCAGGTAGCCGTACTTCACCAGGTTCTTCAGGAGACTGGAGAACTTTGAGTCGTTTATCCTGCCCACTTTGAACTCCAGATACTCCTTTATATCGCTCCACCTTTCGTTGCCCATTGCAACGGCCTTAAGTATGAGCCCGTATCGCTTGCTGTGTGAAAGCAGGGAGGAAAGTTCATCCAATACCAGAGCCTGTGCTCTGTGGAACAGCTCATTCAAGGCATCCCTTTCCGGGAGCTTTCGGATTCCCCTGAGGTAGCCGTACATGCTCAGCCAGCCCACGATTCCGTCAAGTTTATCAACGGCTCGTTCGAGCTCCGAAGGGCTTATATTGATTCCAAGCTCTTTGAAACCCGTCTCCAGGAACTCGATGCTCCGTTCCCGGCTGAATCTCTCCAGCGTTATTTCCCTGGCGTACCTGCCGAAAAGCGGTTTCTTTGGATTATCAAGGCCAAGGAAGTCGTGGAGCATTCCAACCTCCGAACCCGTTAGAACGAAGGTTAAGTTTGGAAGGTTATCAACGGCATACGCTATCAGCCCATCGTACTGTATGCCGGAGAGCCGGAGATACTGGGCTTCGTCAAACGCTATGATAACCCGTTTTCCTTCACTCTCCGCCCAGGAGTCTACCTTTTCAAGGATTTCAGCTAGGTCGGGCTTCTTCTCGAACTCCACGTGAACTCCCGAGAGACGAATTCCCCGGATTGATGAAATTGCCTCCGTCATGCCGAGCCTGAGCTTTCCACTTGGGGGAAGGGATCCGATGAGCGAACTCAGGATTCTTTTCGCGAGGATTTCCTGCGGAATGGAACCGTGAGTGAAGTACAGGGAGCGAACGTCTATTTTGGCGTAAGGATAGCTTGATTCTGAGAGGGCCACGTTGAGGAGGGAGCTCTTTCCAAGACGTCGTATGCCCAGGATGAGAACCAGCCTCTCTTTGAGCTTCAAGGCCTCGTTAAACGCCTCAAGTTCTCTTTCTCTATCGTACAGGTCCTCTTTCCTTGTTTTAGGTTGAAGGTCGAACAGCAACTTACCCCACCGTAAGTTACTTACCCGGGGGTAAGTTATAAGGGTTTTGGAAAAAAGAATCAACTGAAGCTCGCGAAGCCTATCTCGTAGAGCTGGCGAAGCATGCGAAGGGCTTTTTTAGCCGTGTGCTTGAAGCGGAAGTTCTCCTTTTGGGTTTCCCAGTTTTTGAGGAGGTCCATAACCTCCTCTCTCCTGAGCTCCCGGACGTCAATTCCTGCGTTCTCTGAGAGACACAGCCCCAAAACGGCCTTTAGTGGTTCTTCGAGCTTCTTTCTGTTCCCGTGGAACTTGGGAAGAACCTTCATGAGAAGTGCAAGGTCGAAGATTTCGTCGTCACTCTCAAACTCGACGATTCCGTTTTCCCAACTCTCCCTGGCGCTCTGGACAAACAGTGCAATCTCATCAACGACGCGGTAGCCGAAGTGCATGTCGTATGGCTCGAGGGCTTTGTTCAGTTCAGTGAGAATCCTCCAGTACTCCCTGTTTTTAGCGTCCCTTAGCTCCTTAACCGCTTCGTTTATCCCCTCTTTCGAACGCGCGAGGAACTGGCCGCTCTTACCGCGGAGGTCTTCCAGTATTGAGGCCCTTAGAGCTTCAACGGCTTCGTTGGGCAGTCTACTTTCCCCGCTCTCCGGTGGGTATCCCTCAAGCTCGACATCGTGGAACTCTATTGTGAAAGCCCTGTCGAGAACCTTTGGGCTGAACGAGTAAGTGGTCTCGTCCATGTTCACCGTCCCGATGATGTAAAGGTTGGGCGGGAGGAAGAGTTCCTTGGGGATGCCCTCTTCTTCAATCTCATCAACGTCGTGGAGCCTCAGGGGCTCCCTTGTGAATCCGTCCTCGTCTCTTCCGCTCTCGAGAACGCTGAGGAAGTCGGCGAAGTAGTACTCAACGTGGGCGAGGTTCATCTCATCGAGGATTACGAAATATGGGGTAGCATTGCCCCTGTTGTTTTCATAGTCTTTGATGGCTCTCATGATGAACTTCAGGAGGCTGGTTTTGTGGTATCCTCCCGTCAGGGGATTGTAGTAGCCGAGCAGTGGTTTGGAATCACGCCAATCAGGGCGGACCGAGAGGAACAGGAAGTTTTCCTTTGAATGATCCAGAAGCTCCGCCAGCTCCTGAACGATCTTTGTTTTACCTGTGCCCGTGAGGCCGGAGAGTATTATGAAGCCCTTGGTTTTGAGGGCGGTGTAGAACTGGGAGACGAGATGGAGTGGGTAGAGGTAGCCTCTTTTGACAAGATACCTGGTGAGGATCGATTCATGTTTATGCTCCTCATTGGGGTGGCGTTGTGAAGTACTTGTAATCATACGATTTCCCACCTCCCCTAACATCTCAAGAAGTTTCCCTGTCGTGTCAGGATCCAACAGGTTACTAAACATAGGTCTGGAATACCATTCGCCGTTCTCTTTAATGAGGGCATCTAACCCAGTAATGCCTTCGGTGGGAATGGGTTTCAGAAGAAAAACCTTTCTATATCTTCCAGTTTTGCCCCAATACTTGAAGTCAAATTCGTTACAGATAACTGACCATGAAGAAGCGTACAGACTCAATAATTTTTTCTCTTTTCTAATTCCAAAGAGAACGATGTCACCAATGCTGGGGACTTTTTCATCAACTTTTCTTCCCCAAGCTCTCGTGAATCCTGCATTATAGAGCTCCGGTCCCTTGTCTCCAAAACACTCTTTGATGACGTTTATGTCCACTTCTTGGTTCACGGTTTGTCTGTAATTCTTTGAGGGTTGTGATTTAAATGTCTGTATGAATATCTTCCTGTCCTTGAGCCACCAGCCAAAATGGTCAGCTTCTAGAAGAGTTACCTTTTTCCCACAAATTTGAAACATAATGTTCCTAAGCAATTCCAATCTCTTCAATACCTCTGAGTATCTCTTTGGTTGTCCCCAGCCAAATAACTCAAAGTACCAATTTGTTGTGTTGTTCCAAGGAGCAAAGTATTTCGGGTAATAAAAGGCTAAGGCTTCTGTCAATGACCCTTTCCCTAGTCCCTCAATTCCTTCTTGCCATGTTTCTAAAATTTTGTCAATGTCCTTTCTAATGTCCTCGGGTGATGTTGAAATGAGAATTGATACAAACTTCTCCATGATTACATCTAGTCTTTCTTTGTTTCGAAGGTGAAATCTCTGGAGATTTCTGCCAGAATACAAAAGACTAAATGCCTTCTTAAGCAGGTTATAGTCTTTATTTCTCGCTGCCTGTTCTATCAATTCTTTAAATTCTCTTGGACTGTTATTCAGCCAGCCTAAATTTTCTTTGTCAATGTCGAGATGCAGACAGTATAATCTTATCAAACCCCTAAGAGTTTTTTCGTTAATCATTGTACCACCTCCGGAATAAAACTCAAGTATCCAACTCCTTTCATCTTTAACAGCTCATCAAGACTAAACGCATGGGAAGATACGTGAAAGCTAAAAAATGGATATAATTTAAATCTAAAATCTTTTTTGTCATTTTTTCTTAATCTATGCTCAATCATGGTGAAAAGCCCACTAATTGTTCCAATATCCGCAAAGCCATTTCTACGGTGTTTAGATTCCTCAAAAAACACACTCTTCCTTCCAGGATACAGCACCACCGCAAACCTGCATCCCTTCAAGGCGTCCCGGTATGTGTGCATCTTGTAGATGTCCTCCAGCTTTGCCCACGTTTCGTATCTCCCGGTTTTCTCGGCGTTCTCGTCCAGTTCATCGAAATTTTCAATTTCCATGCTTTCGTCCACGGCATCAAGCTTGAACTTGGCGTCGAAGACCCCCACGAGCTGTGTGCCTTTGCTACTTGGATTGCCTGTGAAAAGCGAGAAATCTGGCCTGAGCGTCACCGAGTAGCTCCACTTTCCTGGAGTCAGCCGCTTGTTGTAGTAGAGCCGCCAGCCGTTGTCGAACTGGGCGTAAACGTCCCCCCTTTCTGAGAGTTCGCCTGCAGGTGTAACGACAATCCTGAGTCTCTTTTCTCCAAGGACCTCACCAAGTTCCTCAACAAGCCTGAAGAAAGCCCAGTACTCGTAAAGCTTCGCTACGTCCCTGCTGTCTACGGCCCTCTTCACTTCCTCAAAGAACGGAACGTAAGATGTGAACTCCCTGTAAAGCTCAAGCAGGTCGCGGTAGCCGTCGCCCTTCAAAAGCGTCTGGGAGGTGTACGGGAAGAGCGTCATCTCTCCAATGTCTTCCCAGACCCCGTCGCTTTTAATGAACTCAAGCTCTTTGAGGAGTTCATTAACGGGATCAAGTTCTGCCGTGGGGTTGCTTCCAAAGGTCTCAACGACGCGCTCGCTCCATTCAACGAGCATGTTGAGGAAATATTTGACAAATCGATTTTCCCGCGTGTCTGTGCTCTCGTACCGCCGGAATCCAATAACCTGTGTCGGGATGTAGCCGTCGAGGTGTTTCCGGAGCAAAACGTCTCCTCCCGCGGGGGCGAGGTATTCCGGGTGCTGGGCAATGGATAGGAGCGTTTCTGGAGTCACTTCATCGATCTCGTGGGGCCTCAACCATTCCTCCTCCGCCACCAGCTCCCTCTTCATGCGGTGCTTTACCGTTTCAAAGGCTCCGATGATTCGTTCACCGTTTGTTTGGAGGTAGTGGTAGGCAAAGAGTTCGTTGATGGGTTCATCACTCTCAATGACCGTGAAAGCCGTTGGTGATTCCAGCTGGAAAGGCATGCTGACTGAGTACCTTACAACGTCTCCCGTGAGGAGCTCTATAAAGGAGTCCTGAATCTCCGCGAGCCGTTCTACCCAGTGACCGTCCAAGGACGA encodes the following:
- a CDS encoding ATP-binding protein; this encodes MLFDLQPKTRKEDLYDRERELEAFNEALKLKERLVLILGIRRLGKSSLLNVALSESSYPYAKIDVRSLYFTHGSIPQEILAKRILSSLIGSLPPSGKLRLGMTEAISSIRGIRLSGVHVEFEKKPDLAEILEKVDSWAESEGKRVIIAFDEAQYLRLSGIQYDGLIAYAVDNLPNLTFVLTGSEVGMLHDFLGLDNPKKPLFGRYAREITLERFSRERSIEFLETGFKELGINISPSELERAVDKLDGIVGWLSMYGYLRGIRKLPERDALNELFHRAQALVLDELSSLLSHSKRYGLILKAVAMGNERWSDIKEYLEFKVGRINDSKFSSLLKNLVKYGYLDKSADGYVIPDPVVEEVIKGLQLTPG
- a CDS encoding McrB family protein, whose product is MINEKTLRGLIRLYCLHLDIDKENLGWLNNSPREFKELIEQAARNKDYNLLKKAFSLLYSGRNLQRFHLRNKERLDVIMEKFVSILISTSPEDIRKDIDKILETWQEGIEGLGKGSLTEALAFYYPKYFAPWNNTTNWYFELFGWGQPKRYSEVLKRLELLRNIMFQICGKKVTLLEADHFGWWLKDRKIFIQTFKSQPSKNYRQTVNQEVDINVIKECFGDKGPELYNAGFTRAWGRKVDEKVPSIGDIVLFGIRKEKKLLSLYASSWSVICNEFDFKYWGKTGRYRKVFLLKPIPTEGITGLDALIKENGEWYSRPMFSNLLDPDTTGKLLEMLGEVGNRMITSTSQRHPNEEHKHESILTRYLVKRGYLYPLHLVSQFYTALKTKGFIILSGLTGTGKTKIVQELAELLDHSKENFLFLSVRPDWRDSKPLLGYYNPLTGGYHKTSLLKFIMRAIKDYENNRGNATPYFVILDEMNLAHVEYYFADFLSVLESGRDEDGFTREPLRLHDVDEIEEEGIPKELFLPPNLYIIGTVNMDETTYSFSPKVLDRAFTIEFHDVELEGYPPESGESRLPNEAVEALRASILEDLRGKSGQFLARSKEGINEAVKELRDAKNREYWRILTELNKALEPYDMHFGYRVVDEIALFVQSARESWENGIVEFESDDEIFDLALLMKVLPKFHGNRKKLEEPLKAVLGLCLSENAGIDVRELRREEVMDLLKNWETQKENFRFKHTAKKALRMLRQLYEIGFASFS
- a CDS encoding DUF2357 domain-containing protein, yielding MRCADGDVITSTKSACWAFSDEERWYLFEWISYILKIDADEVFIGKAKARKLKNGSFLVSIGNFIGDTEVVGIKNGEICFKRPAKVLSLKLSKMYPKRFSSLDGHWVERLAEIQDSFIELLTGDVVRYSVSMPFQLESPTAFTVIESDEPINELFAYHYLQTNGERIIGAFETVKHRMKRELVAEEEWLRPHEIDEVTPETLLSIAQHPEYLAPAGGDVLLRKHLDGYIPTQVIGFRRYESTDTRENRFVKYFLNMLVEWSERVVETFGSNPTAELDPVNELLKELEFIKSDGVWEDIGEMTLFPYTSQTLLKGDGYRDLLELYREFTSYVPFFEEVKRAVDSRDVAKLYEYWAFFRLVEELGEVLGEKRLRIVVTPAGELSERGDVYAQFDNGWRLYYNKRLTPGKWSYSVTLRPDFSLFTGNPSSKGTQLVGVFDAKFKLDAVDESMEIENFDELDENAEKTGRYETWAKLEDIYKMHTYRDALKGCRFAVVLYPGRKSVFFEESKHRRNGFADIGTISGLFTMIEHRLRKNDKKDFRFKLYPFFSFHVSSHAFSLDELLKMKGVGYLSFIPEVVQ